In Hyphomicrobiales bacterium, one genomic interval encodes:
- a CDS encoding type II and III secretion system protein family protein encodes MHTLMKALRAATAAAAICLVPLAALTGEPTAAFADPATQHTSVLRIAYEDALPTHRVARIGINKSLMVEFPRELRDVVVSDPEILDAVVHTSSRVSLIARKRGQANAFFFDSNGERIMTLEVSIERDTNQLADIINRLIPGANVSVEMMNETVILTGSVPRPVDSNRANDIAARFIVSPAADANERHAAKVINMLTVQSREQVLVKVTVAEMKRTAIKRLGVNWSNVNIGDYATIGGTQNAFPLTSAFGANSLLTGTWGPSADRADCFAPGGVGVPGTIGGLGTGNAILPNNLGFAGTANCLTKTLEAFERHGLARTLAEPTLVAISGETATFLAGGEFPIRVLDNEGNATLQFKPFGVGLSFTPMVMSEERISVKVATEVSELDSTVEVLGAPGLKVNRANTTVEMSSGGSLVLAGLISDDTRQNYDALPGITNLPILGALFRSRDYQKKETELVIILTPYMVKPVARDELSRPDDNWMPASDLKAIFLGEMNRMYGHDVAVQVGGSTKDSVGWIVE; translated from the coding sequence ATGCACACGCTCATGAAAGCCCTCCGCGCGGCAACGGCCGCCGCAGCGATCTGCCTCGTTCCTCTCGCCGCGCTGACGGGTGAGCCGACGGCAGCCTTCGCGGACCCTGCAACGCAGCACACCTCCGTTCTGCGGATCGCCTACGAGGATGCCCTGCCGACGCACCGCGTCGCCCGCATCGGCATCAACAAGTCGCTGATGGTGGAATTTCCCCGCGAGCTGCGCGACGTGGTCGTCTCGGACCCCGAGATCCTCGATGCCGTCGTGCACACCTCGAGCCGCGTCTCCCTCATCGCCCGCAAACGCGGCCAGGCGAACGCGTTCTTCTTCGACTCCAACGGCGAACGCATCATGACCCTCGAGGTGTCGATCGAGCGCGACACCAACCAGCTCGCGGACATCATCAACCGGCTCATTCCCGGCGCGAATGTCTCCGTCGAGATGATGAACGAGACCGTTATCCTGACGGGCTCGGTGCCGCGGCCGGTCGACTCCAACCGCGCCAACGACATCGCGGCGCGCTTCATCGTCTCGCCGGCCGCCGACGCCAACGAGCGCCATGCGGCCAAGGTCATCAACATGCTGACCGTGCAGAGCCGCGAGCAGGTGCTCGTCAAGGTGACGGTCGCGGAGATGAAGCGCACGGCGATCAAGCGGCTCGGCGTCAACTGGTCGAACGTCAATATCGGTGACTACGCGACGATCGGCGGCACGCAGAACGCCTTTCCGCTGACCAGTGCCTTCGGGGCCAACAGCCTCCTCACCGGCACCTGGGGGCCGAGCGCGGACCGTGCGGACTGCTTTGCGCCCGGCGGCGTCGGCGTACCCGGCACGATCGGCGGACTCGGCACCGGCAATGCGATCCTGCCGAACAACCTCGGCTTTGCGGGAACCGCGAACTGCCTGACCAAGACGCTGGAAGCCTTCGAGCGCCACGGTCTCGCCCGGACGCTGGCAGAGCCGACGCTGGTCGCGATTTCCGGCGAGACGGCGACGTTTCTTGCTGGCGGCGAATTTCCAATCCGCGTCCTCGACAATGAGGGAAATGCGACGCTCCAGTTCAAGCCCTTTGGCGTCGGTCTGTCGTTCACGCCGATGGTTATGAGCGAGGAGCGGATTAGTGTGAAAGTCGCGACTGAAGTTTCGGAACTTGATTCTACCGTTGAAGTCTTGGGTGCGCCGGGCCTCAAAGTGAACCGCGCGAACACGACCGTGGAAATGTCGAGCGGCGGCTCGCTCGTCCTCGCCGGCCTCATCTCGGACGACACGCGCCAGAACTACGACGCGCTGCCTGGCATCACCAACCTGCCGATCCTCGGCGCCCTCTTTCGCAGCCGCGATTATCAGAAGAAAGAAACCGAGTTGGTGATCATCCTCACGCCCTACATGGTCAAACCGGTCGCTCGCGATGAGCTTTCGCGCCCGGACGACAACTGGATGCCGGCCTCCGACCTCAAGGCCATCTTCCTCGGGGAGATGAACCGGATGTACGGACACGACGTCGCCGTCCAGGTCGGCGGCAGCACCAAGGACAGCGTCGGCTGGATCGTCGAATAA
- a CDS encoding pilus assembly protein CpaD, with amino-acid sequence MSPFVSIRQSRNLRATASVLAISLVALGVAGCKPEYKPDTYVLGYTVPDPAMKHPIIVTDAPVFLEVDVARGSSGLTPAQLAEVRGFLSGYRAEGRGGLTISAPSGSLNETSGMYAAGEIKRLAQQTGIDASAIYMEPYGAPNHPGAPVKISFIQTVAKAPECGRWPGNLGETSRNEHYHNYGCAQQRNLAAMVANPRDLLGPRTMDPRPGERGYTQWGKWIAGQPTGAERSEDEKSGNISEVASN; translated from the coding sequence ATGTCTCCGTTCGTTTCCATCCGCCAGAGCCGCAATCTGCGTGCGACGGCAAGCGTGCTCGCGATCTCCCTCGTCGCGCTCGGGGTCGCCGGTTGCAAGCCCGAATACAAGCCGGACACCTACGTCCTCGGCTACACCGTGCCGGACCCGGCCATGAAGCACCCGATCATCGTCACCGATGCGCCGGTGTTCCTCGAGGTGGACGTGGCGCGCGGCTCCTCCGGCCTCACGCCCGCCCAGCTCGCCGAGGTGCGCGGGTTCCTCTCCGGCTACCGGGCCGAGGGGCGCGGCGGCCTCACGATCTCGGCGCCGAGCGGCAGCCTCAACGAGACCTCCGGCATGTACGCCGCCGGGGAGATCAAGCGTCTCGCGCAGCAGACCGGCATCGACGCCAGCGCGATCTACATGGAGCCTTACGGCGCACCGAACCATCCCGGCGCGCCCGTGAAGATTTCCTTCATCCAAACCGTGGCAAAAGCTCCCGAGTGCGGTCGTTGGCCGGGTAACCTCGGGGAAACCTCACGCAACGAACACTACCACAACTACGGCTGCGCCCAGCAGCGCAACCTCGCCGCCATGGTGGCCAACCCGCGCGACCTGCTCGGGCCACGCACGATGGACCCGAGGCCGGGCGAGCGCGGCTATACGCAGTGGGGCAAGTGGATCGCGGGACAGCCGACGGGCGCCGAGCGTTCGGAGGACGAGAAGTCCGGCAACATCAGCGAAGTGGCGAGCAACTGA
- a CDS encoding CtpF protein yields the protein MSMPVSEPDTRSVERARPVPRISIQIFCEYPETAQVIEVAAQDRRLSKAHVAIHMGGIAGAIAHYQEASTPNLVIVECGQERKGMLAELDRMAEYCDAETKVIVIGHVNDVLLYRELVRRGVSEYVIAPIRPLQIMESISNLYNNPDADPVGHVLAFVGAKGGVGASTICHNVAWTLSEIIKADVVIADLDLPFGTAGLDFNQDPVQGIADALSSPDRLDEVLLDRLLSKVTDYLSLFAAPGVLDRNYDIPPESFEWVIDVVRQNVPYLALDIPHIWTPWTRQQLLQADEVVIVATPDLACLRNAKNIVDLLKEHRNNDIPPHLVINQVGLPKRPEIPVKDFAEAVGLQPKFVVDFDGETFGQAANNGQMVAELNDRAKAAEQFRQLALVLCHRTEMRKPEKSSVLSPLLQKLKLRK from the coding sequence ATGTCGATGCCGGTCAGCGAGCCGGACACGCGCAGCGTCGAGCGGGCCCGCCCGGTGCCGCGGATCTCGATCCAGATCTTCTGCGAGTATCCCGAGACCGCCCAGGTGATCGAGGTCGCGGCCCAGGACCGCCGCCTCTCCAAGGCGCACGTCGCCATCCACATGGGCGGCATCGCCGGCGCCATCGCGCACTATCAGGAGGCGTCGACGCCGAACCTCGTCATCGTCGAGTGCGGCCAGGAGCGCAAGGGTATGCTCGCCGAGCTCGACCGGATGGCCGAGTACTGCGATGCGGAGACGAAAGTCATCGTCATCGGCCACGTCAACGACGTGCTGCTCTATCGCGAACTGGTGCGCCGGGGCGTCAGCGAGTACGTGATCGCGCCGATCCGGCCGCTGCAGATCATGGAGAGCATCTCCAACCTCTACAACAATCCGGATGCCGATCCGGTCGGCCACGTCCTCGCCTTCGTCGGCGCCAAGGGCGGCGTCGGGGCCAGCACGATCTGCCACAACGTCGCATGGACGCTTTCGGAGATCATCAAGGCGGATGTCGTCATCGCGGACCTCGATCTGCCCTTCGGAACGGCCGGCCTCGATTTCAACCAGGACCCGGTCCAGGGGATAGCCGATGCGCTTTCCTCTCCCGACCGGCTCGACGAGGTGCTGCTCGACCGTCTCCTCTCCAAGGTAACGGACTATCTCAGTCTCTTTGCCGCGCCGGGTGTGCTCGACCGAAACTACGATATCCCTCCGGAGTCGTTCGAGTGGGTGATCGACGTCGTTCGCCAGAACGTGCCTTATCTGGCGCTCGACATTCCGCACATCTGGACGCCATGGACGCGTCAGCAGCTGCTGCAGGCCGACGAGGTGGTCATCGTTGCGACGCCGGACCTGGCGTGTCTGCGCAACGCAAAGAACATCGTCGACTTGCTCAAGGAGCACCGCAACAACGATATTCCACCGCACCTGGTCATCAACCAGGTGGGGCTGCCCAAGCGGCCCGAAATCCCGGTCAAGGACTTCGCCGAGGCCGTCGGGCTGCAGCCGAAGTTCGTGGTGGATTTCGACGGCGAGACGTTCGGGCAGGCGGCGAACAACGGGCAGATGGTGGCCGAACTCAACGATCGCGCAAAGGCGGCCGAGCAGTTCCGCCAGCTCGCGCTCGTGCTCTGCCACAGGACGGAAATGCGCAAGCCGGAGAAGTCTTCCGTGCTGTCGCCGCTGCTGCAGAAGCTGAAGCTGCGCAAGTAA
- the cpaB gene encoding Flp pilus assembly protein CpaB: MKRARLIVFGIALLAAGGAALLAKGYMGKKPEVRTVVKTDFDTVQVLVAKRDIQLGDTLKAGDIGWIDWPRDAATATYIQKHQKPGAITDLSGAIARAQFLAGEPIKEQKLIKASDGGVMAAILPAGMRAVSTSITAQNAAGNFILPNDRVDVILTRKIRSAGGRREQHVSDTLFRNIRVLAIGSAIDAKGDEKTAKGDTATLELTPTQAETLALANLMGDISLSLRSLTDSRPGQGEGDDGSAVLNKDDRGSSVRVLRYGVSSRAYGVK; the protein is encoded by the coding sequence ATGAAACGCGCTCGGCTGATCGTCTTTGGAATAGCGCTCCTGGCTGCCGGCGGCGCCGCGCTGCTCGCAAAGGGCTATATGGGCAAGAAGCCGGAGGTGCGGACGGTCGTCAAGACCGACTTCGACACCGTCCAGGTTCTCGTGGCCAAGCGTGACATCCAACTCGGCGACACCTTGAAGGCCGGTGACATCGGCTGGATCGACTGGCCGCGCGATGCCGCCACGGCCACGTACATCCAGAAGCACCAGAAGCCGGGCGCCATCACCGACCTTTCGGGCGCGATCGCCCGTGCCCAGTTCCTCGCCGGCGAGCCGATCAAGGAGCAAAAGCTCATCAAGGCGAGCGATGGCGGCGTGATGGCGGCCATTCTGCCGGCCGGCATGCGGGCGGTATCGACCTCGATCACGGCACAGAACGCGGCCGGCAATTTCATCCTCCCGAACGACCGCGTCGACGTGATCCTCACCCGCAAGATCCGCTCGGCCGGTGGGCGCCGCGAACAGCACGTCTCCGATACGCTCTTTCGCAACATCCGCGTGCTCGCGATCGGCAGCGCCATCGACGCCAAGGGCGACGAGAAGACCGCCAAGGGCGACACCGCGACGCTCGAGCTGACGCCGACCCAGGCCGAGACGCTCGCGCTCGCCAATCTCATGGGGGATATTTCCCTTTCACTGCGCAGCCTCACCGACAGCCGCCCCGGCCAGGGCGAGGGCGATGACGGCTCGGCAGTGCTCAACAAAGACGACCGCGGCTCTTCCGTCCGCGTTCTCCGGTATGGCGTATCCTCGCGCGCCTATGGCGTGAAGTAA
- a CDS encoding peptidase: MMELVCATVFPGVMAFAGTMDLFTMTIPNRISIVLVVAFFVIAPFAGLGIADIAVHTATFLGVLGIGIFMFARGWMGGGDAKIIAAASLWIGPAMLGQFIVLTAICGGVLTLVLLAFRRLPLPDRALAVKWIGRLHACETGVPYGIAIAGGALLVYPQVPWIKAFVL, translated from the coding sequence ATGATGGAACTTGTCTGCGCGACCGTCTTTCCCGGCGTCATGGCGTTCGCGGGAACGATGGACCTCTTCACGATGACGATACCGAACCGGATCTCCATAGTCCTGGTGGTCGCCTTTTTCGTCATCGCGCCGTTCGCCGGCCTCGGCATCGCCGACATCGCCGTTCACACGGCCACCTTCCTCGGCGTCCTCGGCATCGGCATCTTCATGTTCGCGCGGGGCTGGATGGGCGGCGGAGACGCCAAGATCATCGCGGCGGCAAGCCTCTGGATCGGACCCGCGATGCTCGGTCAGTTCATCGTACTGACGGCGATCTGCGGCGGGGTTCTGACGCTCGTGCTTCTGGCCTTCCGTCGTCTGCCACTTCCCGATCGTGCGCTCGCCGTCAAGTGGATCGGGCGCCTGCACGCGTGCGAGACGGGCGTGCCCTACGGGATCGCGATCGCGGGCGGGGCACTGCTGGTCTATCCGCAAGTGCCGTGGATCAAGGCGTTCGTGCTCTGA